A DNA window from Deltaproteobacteria bacterium contains the following coding sequences:
- a CDS encoding dihydroorotate dehydrogenase produces MKRKMNLSNTCKPMMAVTIGGLTLKNPVMTASGTFGYGEEYAPYLDIDRLGAVIVKGISLEPRAGNPPPRIMETSCGMLNAIGLENPGVNIFINEKLPFLRKLNTAVIVNVYGETIDEFKKVAEILSSTEGVHGLEINISCPNVRKGGMIFGADPDMAHEVTKEVKRVTKLPVIVKLTPNVTDICLIAESVEDAGADAISLINTLTGMSVDIEQRTPHLGNITGGLSGPAIKPIALRMVWQVVKRVKIPVIGVGGIVTARDALEFLIVGARAVQIGTANFINPRATLDIIDGIENYLTSHNIPDVNELIGTLNEGGKIC; encoded by the coding sequence ATGAAAAGAAAGATGAATCTATCTAATACTTGTAAGCCGATGATGGCGGTTACTATTGGAGGATTAACTCTTAAGAATCCGGTGATGACTGCTTCCGGAACATTTGGCTACGGTGAGGAGTACGCTCCGTATCTTGATATAGACCGTTTGGGCGCCGTCATTGTAAAGGGCATATCACTGGAGCCGAGAGCCGGCAATCCACCACCGAGGATTATGGAAACTTCCTGCGGGATGCTCAACGCCATTGGATTGGAAAATCCCGGTGTAAATATATTCATAAATGAAAAGCTCCCTTTCCTCAGAAAGCTCAATACTGCTGTTATTGTCAATGTCTATGGCGAAACCATTGACGAATTCAAAAAGGTTGCAGAAATATTGAGCTCGACGGAAGGAGTTCATGGTCTGGAGATTAATATTTCCTGCCCTAATGTAAGAAAGGGCGGAATGATCTTTGGCGCTGATCCAGATATGGCGCATGAGGTTACCAAAGAGGTAAAACGTGTAACGAAATTGCCCGTCATAGTCAAATTAACCCCCAATGTAACCGATATTTGTTTGATTGCGGAAAGTGTAGAGGACGCAGGAGCAGATGCAATATCTCTCATTAATACTTTGACGGGTATGTCTGTAGACATTGAACAAAGGACTCCCCATCTGGGGAACATCACAGGCGGGCTTTCCGGTCCGGCTATAAAACCGATCGCCCTGAGGATGGTCTGGCAGGTGGTTAAGCGTGTTAAAATACCCGTAATCGGTGTTGGAGGTATCGTGACTGCTCGCGATGCTTTAGAATTTCTGATCGTGGGCGCACGAGCAGTTCAGATTGGCACTGCTAATTTCATCAATCCTCGCGCTACACTTGATATTATCGATGGCATTGAAAATTATCTGACAAGTCATAATATACCGGATGTCAATGAATTGATCGGAACGCTTAATGAGGGAGGTAAAATATGTTAA
- a CDS encoding MBL fold metallo-hydrolase, protein MGKTRIIAEGVYLIGGPDVSRSDDATSFIIDFNGELVMIDAGAGGSSRILQNNIEDAGFDPQSISTLILTHNHIDHIGSAPYFRKQFGCKIVMHDLDADALEEGDSVRTAASCYGTIFSPTSIDSKLTGEHEIIRFGEEELHCIHTPGHTPGSLSIYLDRAGKRILFGQDIHGPFLDIFRSDIGQWKKSMEKLLALNADILCEGHFGIFQPKEKVENYIKGYLKNYM, encoded by the coding sequence ATGGGGAAAACAAGAATAATTGCCGAAGGTGTTTATCTCATCGGCGGTCCGGATGTCTCACGTTCCGATGATGCAACGTCGTTTATCATCGATTTTAACGGTGAATTGGTGATGATTGATGCCGGTGCAGGTGGAAGTTCACGGATACTGCAAAACAATATTGAAGATGCGGGATTTGATCCCCAATCAATTTCAACCCTGATTCTCACCCATAATCATATCGACCATATAGGTTCAGCTCCGTATTTTAGAAAACAATTCGGCTGTAAGATCGTAATGCACGATCTCGATGCGGACGCTCTTGAGGAAGGTGATAGTGTGAGAACGGCAGCAAGTTGTTACGGGACAATATTTTCGCCGACCTCAATAGACAGTAAACTCACGGGTGAACACGAAATTATTCGTTTCGGTGAAGAAGAACTTCACTGCATTCATACCCCGGGGCATACCCCCGGTTCACTTTCCATTTATCTTGACAGAGCAGGTAAGCGCATACTGTTCGGCCAGGATATACATGGGCCTTTTTTAGATATTTTCCGATCAGATATCGGCCAGTGGAAAAAATCGATGGAAAAACTCCTTGCCCTCAATGCAGATATACTTTGTGAAGGACATTTTGGAATCTTCCAGCCGAAGGAAAAAGTTGAAAATTACATCAAAGGATACCTGAAAAATTATATGTAA
- the rpsA gene encoding 30S ribosomal protein S1 — protein MVEDRKNEPNEEMSFAELFDKTEVRRDFLTPGEKIEATIVKITQDWIFLDLGGKSEGYMDRKELADEDGNLSVKEGDSLTAYFLSSKHNEKLFTTRIGTGDSARTHIEEVWRNGIPIEGVVEKEIKGGFDIKLVGEMRGFCPYSQMDIQRVDNAKDYIGRRLSFRITEYGERGRNIILSNRAILEEQKKKEGEALKTTLNEGMIVKGTVVSIRDFGAFLDIGGLQGLLPISEICWERVEDIQERLSIGQTLDVAITKLDWQKNRISLSLKETLSDPWNEVLAKYPEGTFHRGTVVRLMKFGAFVNLGPGVDGLIHISKLGKGKRITHPSDAVKEGQAIEVRIDTIDRDQKRISLSIPEMEPQESGSIKSEKDTEDYYREYVEKAPASMGSFGDIMKRKLEEKKKIR, from the coding sequence ATGGTTGAAGATAGAAAGAATGAGCCAAATGAAGAAATGAGTTTTGCGGAGTTATTCGACAAAACTGAGGTGCGAAGAGATTTTTTAACGCCGGGTGAGAAGATTGAAGCTACCATCGTCAAAATTACCCAGGATTGGATTTTCCTCGATCTGGGAGGAAAGAGTGAAGGATATATGGACAGAAAAGAATTAGCCGATGAAGATGGCAATCTGTCTGTAAAAGAAGGCGATTCACTTACAGCCTATTTTCTCTCATCGAAGCATAATGAAAAACTCTTTACGACCAGGATAGGCACAGGTGATTCAGCACGAACCCACATAGAAGAGGTCTGGCGAAACGGGATTCCCATCGAGGGTGTTGTAGAAAAAGAAATCAAAGGAGGATTCGATATCAAGCTGGTAGGCGAAATGCGGGGTTTTTGCCCGTATTCCCAGATGGACATCCAGCGGGTTGATAATGCGAAAGACTATATTGGCCGTCGCTTATCTTTCAGAATTACTGAATATGGAGAGCGTGGCCGCAATATCATTCTTTCCAACAGAGCCATTCTGGAAGAACAGAAGAAAAAAGAAGGAGAAGCACTGAAGACTACACTTAATGAGGGGATGATCGTAAAGGGAACCGTCGTTTCCATCAGGGATTTTGGCGCCTTTCTCGATATTGGCGGTTTACAGGGACTTCTCCCGATCTCTGAGATCTGCTGGGAACGGGTGGAGGATATCCAGGAGCGTCTGTCCATCGGTCAGACATTGGATGTGGCCATTACCAAGCTGGATTGGCAAAAAAACCGTATCAGCTTGTCTCTCAAAGAGACTCTGTCCGATCCCTGGAATGAAGTATTGGCAAAATACCCCGAAGGGACTTTTCATAGGGGAACAGTTGTGCGTCTGATGAAGTTCGGCGCTTTTGTAAACCTTGGTCCGGGAGTCGACGGCCTTATCCATATCTCGAAACTGGGAAAGGGCAAGAGAATTACTCATCCCAGTGATGCAGTAAAAGAAGGCCAGGCAATCGAAGTTCGGATTGATACGATAGACAGGGATCAAAAAAGGATATCCCTTTCCATACCGGAAATGGAACCGCAGGAGAGTGGATCAATCAAAAGTGAAAAAGACACTGAAGATTATTATCGTGAATATGTTGAGAAAGCCCCAGCGTCGATGGGTTCATTCGGCGATATTATGAAACGGAAACTGGAAGAAAAAAAGAAAATACGATGA
- a CDS encoding DUF4384 domain-containing protein, with translation MLKTFLSILVSILIVSNAYAVQSTIMDTEGYACMGEDKSRKQTEQTAMADAKRNAVEYAITYVKSETKVKDLQIEEDMIKAYSKASVKVLEVKENRWYKDERSGDCFKTKIKAEVIPDEKAVKEIITGKVSYDNPGLPLNVRLWTDKKVFKKGDKIKIYIQGNKPFYARVHYRDVKGEIVQLLPNPYRTENYFNGGVIYEIPSGNDRFELEVSPPFGEEHIILYSSTSALGDINLSKGSGVYQVMTAEKDIGIKTRGIKLKEKVDGGKAHTSEFFEERMTIKTGQ, from the coding sequence ATGTTAAAAACTTTTCTTTCAATATTAGTGAGCATACTTATCGTTTCGAACGCCTATGCGGTTCAGTCCACTATTATGGATACGGAAGGCTATGCCTGCATGGGGGAGGATAAATCGAGAAAACAAACCGAACAGACGGCCATGGCAGATGCAAAGAGAAACGCCGTTGAGTATGCCATCACCTATGTAAAGAGTGAAACGAAAGTCAAAGACTTACAGATTGAAGAAGATATGATCAAGGCATATTCTAAAGCGTCCGTGAAGGTTTTGGAAGTGAAGGAAAACCGCTGGTACAAAGATGAACGATCAGGGGATTGTTTCAAGACAAAGATAAAAGCAGAGGTGATTCCGGATGAGAAGGCGGTAAAAGAAATCATCACCGGTAAGGTTTCTTACGATAATCCCGGTTTGCCCTTAAACGTCCGCCTCTGGACAGATAAAAAAGTATTTAAAAAGGGAGATAAAATAAAGATATATATTCAGGGAAACAAGCCGTTTTATGCGCGTGTCCATTACAGGGATGTAAAGGGGGAAATTGTGCAGCTTCTCCCCAATCCGTACAGGACTGAAAACTACTTCAATGGCGGTGTAATATACGAAATACCATCAGGTAATGACAGGTTTGAACTGGAGGTTAGTCCGCCCTTTGGTGAAGAACATATTATTCTTTATTCGAGCACGTCTGCCTTAGGTGATATCAATTTATCGAAAGGAAGCGGTGTTTATCAGGTGATGACCGCAGAAAAGGATATTGGAATTAAAACGAGGGGCATTAAACTAAAAGAAAAAGTTGATGGCGGCAAGGCTCACACCTCCGAGTTTTTCGAGGAACGCATGACGATAAAAACGGGGCAGTAG
- a CDS encoding WYL domain-containing transcriptional regulator, translating to MSRDRSTQTKLIRLGQILRVFMEKEKVSSTWLSQHFQTTPRTIQRDLLLLKESGFPLHEVQKGIHQMSKDLVKNLEVFDDTELALVVALKNIVGQLGQPFQEAADGVLDRLYDCVTTMPIFVKIDDAVPLDGSLLNRMVKAIREKRQVGFQYVTGKGPHTVQMDPYRVVYFGGFWYLIGNEPATGILKRYALDKIGDFRLSKTLFKGAPADLDTVLRSSTNIWFAEEMNLEVTVLIDAQVSHYFKRRKMFPTQEIKEEKPDGSLVVTFRVGHYEAIRNILKSWIPNIVLLAPEDFRVSLIEDVTGWLKRQDGIV from the coding sequence ATGAGCCGTGATCGAAGTACACAGACGAAACTGATCCGCCTGGGCCAGATCCTCAGAGTCTTCATGGAGAAGGAGAAGGTCTCCAGCACTTGGCTGAGTCAGCACTTCCAGACGACCCCCCGGACGATCCAGCGGGATCTCCTGTTGCTGAAGGAATCCGGCTTTCCTCTGCATGAAGTTCAGAAAGGAATCCATCAGATGAGCAAGGACCTGGTGAAGAACCTGGAGGTCTTTGACGACACGGAGCTGGCCCTGGTTGTGGCCCTGAAGAATATTGTGGGGCAGTTGGGCCAGCCTTTCCAGGAGGCAGCCGACGGTGTCTTGGACCGTCTGTATGACTGCGTGACAACCATGCCCATCTTTGTGAAGATCGATGACGCCGTTCCTCTGGATGGTTCCCTTCTAAACCGGATGGTAAAGGCCATCCGGGAGAAGAGACAAGTCGGCTTCCAGTATGTCACCGGAAAGGGACCTCATACTGTCCAGATGGATCCCTACCGGGTCGTCTATTTCGGCGGTTTCTGGTATCTCATCGGGAATGAGCCCGCCACGGGTATCCTCAAGCGTTATGCTCTGGACAAGATCGGGGATTTCAGATTGTCAAAAACCCTCTTCAAAGGTGCCCCGGCGGATTTGGATACCGTCCTTCGGAGCAGCACCAATATTTGGTTTGCCGAAGAGATGAACCTGGAAGTCACGGTTCTGATCGATGCCCAGGTCAGCCATTATTTCAAGCGCCGGAAGATGTTCCCGACCCAGGAAATCAAAGAGGAAAAGCCGGACGGGTCACTGGTCGTCACCTTCAGGGTTGGCCACTACGAGGCCATACGCAATATTCTCAAGTCCTGGATCCCCAATATTGTGCTCCTGGCACCAGAGGATTTCAGAGTGTCACTGATAGAGGATGTAACGGGATGGCTGAAGCGGCAGGATGGTATAGTGTAG